Proteins from one Chroococcidiopsis sp. CCMEE 29 genomic window:
- a CDS encoding 2Fe-2S iron-sulfur cluster-binding protein: MAKLVKLEPISQETAVNTNDNILSALLANELTVLQECDGRGMCSTCHVYIKNGMESLSPVNRREKRTLEVITTAKPNSRLACQARVMGEGIVIEIPAGLYVNAIEDIEALIGRRAEQDILHPLNGKVLVEASKLVTRSMISQLQDTRSQVGEYLARTREA, translated from the coding sequence ATGGCAAAGCTTGTAAAACTAGAACCTATTTCTCAAGAGACAGCGGTCAATACCAATGACAACATTCTGTCTGCTCTGCTGGCAAATGAACTAACAGTTCTTCAAGAATGTGACGGTCGAGGGATGTGCTCTACCTGCCATGTTTATATCAAAAATGGCATGGAAAGCCTTTCTCCGGTTAACCGCCGTGAGAAGCGTACGCTAGAGGTAATTACCACAGCTAAGCCCAATTCTCGCCTTGCCTGCCAAGCTCGAGTAATGGGTGAGGGGATTGTGATTGAGATCCCCGCAGGGCTGTATGTTAATGCAATTGAAGATATTGAAGCTTTAATTGGTCGCCGTGCAGAGCAAGATATCCTTCATCCCCTCAACGGCAAGGTTTTAGTGGAAGCCAGTAAATTGGTTACTCGGTCTATGATTAGCCAACTCCAAGACACCCGCTCGCAAGTAGGAGAATATCTTGCCCGTACTCGAGAAGCTTAA